GCCGCTGAGCCGCCACCAGCTGAGGACATCAGCGCCGATGACATCTTCATCGCTGTGAAGACCACCAAGAAGTTCCACCGGTCCAGACTGAATCTACTTCTGGACACGTGGATCTCAAGGAACATGCAACAGGTAAAGGAAAAGTGCAAAATTAATTCTTGAAATTGTTCATGTATTATtcattctcattcattcattcgttctTTATCAGCTCTTTATCAAATAGGCTGCTGTGTATGCACAAGCTGGAAAATGAGACTTAAAGGGGGACGATCTGCTTGTTTGTGGGCTGATATCATTGTTACTGAGCCTGTACACAGCTGAACAATAAGCCAGAGTACACATGCAGGTGATGCCTGTTTGATGGCTGCTTACAGTGCTGTATTGTTCCCCTTGTCACCAGATGCCACTGTGAAACAGCCACATGGCCCCTGTTAACCATGCTGAATTTCCTCGgctctgtcactttttattcTCCTCTGACTGATGTCCCTGAGAACGGAGGGAGCAGTATCAGgactccctcttctccctctttcagcccccctctctccccactCTCTATTATCCCTCCTCTTTTTGGGTGTCCCTGTGAATGCCCCTGGTGCAATGGATGCTTCACAGCACCGAGTCCAGCGCTGTCCCCCTTCCAGGACTAACAAAGCGTCTTTCTGAAGGGGGAAGAAAAGCTTTCCCAGCCCcttgtctcccctctctccatgGGAACATGGGAACTGAGTCTGGGTCAAGCTTACTGGAGGGATGGGAAAACGGGGGCTTCGTTAAGGGGATGCCTGGGACAAAGGGGTGCATCTATAGGCAAGTTTGTGCTGGGAAGTAGCACGCTGAGTATGAATATGTGGTCTTGAGAACCAAGCTTCTTTAGGGGTGCACACAAGGTTATGGTGTGTAGACTGTAAACTTTGGCTAGTCAAAGTGATTTTATCCTGAGCCTAGAGGTGTCACATGTGCTTTTCCAAAAGTCTTTTTAATTTGCCTCGGGCAttgtcacacacactttttcaaaccatgtctctctctttaatCTGAAGCACCAGGAAAGTCTGGGGAGAGGTTTCCTCTCTTGAGATGTGTTTGATGTCAGGAGGATtgtgataataatgataatgataataatactaATAGGCTGTCACAGCCCCTTAAACAGAGATCATCCACATAGCTCAAGTTAATGTCCGAACCAGGCTCTATCATCTGCTTGTATGCGAACTGATCGTGCTAATTGGTTGTAATTACTGTGCTGGATGATGTTAGTTAACCCATCCGGCAGAGTTAACAGCAGGGCTTATAGGCAGGCAGCTGGTCTGTGAGTGTGCGGACAAAAAGGACAGACTGAGCACCACAATGCAGGAGGGAGTTCCTGGAGACAGGGTGCCAGGTGGTGGGGAGAGACAGAACAAAGGACGGCCTTAATGCCAGCCATATGATGCTCTGAGTTCCCACCGTGTACATATGGCCATCCTCCGTGTTCAGGTTTGATTCTCACGCTCAGCTGATGAACATCTGCGGAGCTTGGATCAGTTTTATAGCTGTAGACACAAGGGATGAAAGCAAGAAGATAttagaagacttttttttatttctttgctgttACTTCTCTGCTCAAAGTGAGATTCCCTTCCTCTTTATGCAGATGGAGTTGCTGTTTACTTGTAGAACAGGGAGGGAAGATTATCTCTGTGATATCTGTGTTGACACAATAGGGCCAGTGGCCTTCTTAATCTTTGATCCAGTTCACAGGATAAATAGGATTTTTTGTAAATCCAACCAGTTAGCATCTAGGTAAATGGATACCCTTTGTGGCTAATAAATGCCAAACCCAATAGGTAACCATGGACCGGtgctttttaaacagaaagtcTCCTTTTCggcttttttaaaataagtacCCTTTCCTGTTTTCTATTATTTGCCCATTCTTCACACTGGAACAATATAGCATCATACTGGGAGAGGGGGCTTAAAACAAAGGAATAAAATGGATCACAGTGTTTCCTTCTCCACACAATCAGAACCGccagtttaaagtttaaatctTACAAGTCCAGAGGCTGTAGacccctccttcttcttctccttttgtAAAAGTGGCACGTAGTAGCCCCCTTTATCAAAGCCTAAATTCATTTTTGCGAGTATCTGGACAGCTGGCATTAACATCTTTGTGGTGGTGTGCCATGCATTCCTGTCTTAAGAGTATGATAATTAGCCAGCACTCAAACAAAGAGCGCTTTtagcatttagaaaaaaaaaaaaacacttggcGCTGTATCTGAGAGAATTAAATGGCTGCACATTGAAGTAGTAAAGTACAAGTGGTCAGAAAGAGAGCGGGCGTCATTCAAGAGGACAAACCTGTGTCTGTTGTTCTAGGAGATAACATTTTGTGCACTTTACATGCCGTTTACCTAATCTTTTACTACTTTGTCCCCATGTGAGCCGTTTTCCAAGTCATTTGTCCTGATAAAAAAGTGCTGAAAATGCCTTGAATGTCTGGGGCAGAGGGGGGAAGCAGTCAGGGTGGAGGTGGTTGATGGAAGGAGGGGAGCATGATGCCCTTCCTTCCGGTGGAGCTGGAGACAGCCAGCCAGGCACCACGTTCAGCTCAGACAGGGCCGTGCCAGGCCTTCCTGTGGTCGAGACTGGagcctcccccctctctttgctctcatctccttcttctcctcaccCAATGCCCTCTCGCCTCTTATCTCTGCTTCACACagccattttctctcttttttttccagtatgaATTAGTATTCCCTGAAAGTAACTGTTCTTTTAAGTTTCAGttaagaaacaaagacagaaaaaaaaaaccttccccGGGAGGTTTCTCTTTAGTTAACTCCTGCAGCTGTATGCAAATGCTGGCAAACATATTTAGAATTTACCCAGTGGAGACTTTACCCAGCATGAAAACTCACAGCATTGTTCTATTCAAGAGGCTCCGGCCGTGTATGTGGCccagaggggggaggaggaggaggagggggcaggaGGGGGGGTGAAGAGGGGGTGAATGGCCACACACGGTTTTCGATTTACTAATCAGTAGTGAGATTCCACCCCGctcctccaccccccctcccctctccaccacctccctctctttctgtcagtgcCCTGGCAGCTCTGGCAGCTGCCTCAGTGATTAGGCTGTCTATTCAACGGGCTTTAAAGCAAACAGCGCCAGCCTCTGATCCCTTCACCAGTGAAACCACCACCCTTCCTTAAACAAATACAGGATCGTGGCTTGAACATCGGGCAACATCTGCTCAGAGTTTGTTCCACAAACAGTTCAAGCAGCTTTTTCCGTGCAGAAGAAAACTGGAGTTGAAAGATGTGTCGTTTCATTCTAGTAACGTCAGCGGCCTTTTTATAGATGCAGATCATGATCATCTCAGTTGCTCGGCCGCAGGGTAGGAAACTTGCAGGTACGTGGGCTATAGCAGTTGTCGGTGAGGGTTAAGGCACCACGACCTGGCATGTAGAGACACGTGGCGTGCATAAGGCAGCGTGGTGTTCGGCAGGTGCTGCCTCACCTGAGGTGAAGAGTAAACAGACCACTGGCGGTTACAAAGCCTGGGGCCGGCAGCCTTTTCATCATCACTATTCACCAGCTTGCACCTGCTCAGTGTTAGCTATCACAAAGAGGAGTCTAATCTTCCCCTGCGTCTTTAAAGTGTGTTCCTGTAAGGTGCCCTTTGTTGTTAACTCCTTTTATGACTAACTGCTACATTTAACAAGCGCCTGCCGTCCCATGGTTTGATTCTTCTGACCTGTTGAATCTGTCAGTCATACAGCAGCGAGGACAAAGTGAACCGTGTTGGCGGTTTATCAGATCTGCGTTGACTGTAACATTTTTGTGCTACCGTTTTAGCTGTATTCAACACGTTGAGGCTCGGCGGCAGGTCCAGCAGAGTGCACGGGCTCAGCCGGGGGATGGGATACATGAATGGGGTGTGCGTGGGGGCGGACAGTCTGCCTCCTCCTTTGTTCTATGTCTGGGATGCTTCGGGGCGGCTGCATAGTTGCCATGGAGAGAGTGAAACGCAGGACAAAAGGCCTTTATTAGAGCAGGGGGTTGTTTAACTCAGTGCGTTTTCCACTGCATAAAAGACATGTTGATTGATGCTAATCACACCAGGTTTCATAGGAGGAAGAGGGGACGCACTGTTGAATTTGATCGTGTGACCGCTTCACATGATCAGCTTGACCAAAGTGGTTTTGATTTACTGGGTTTAAAGCGGCACGTCCACTTATGTGtgatttcctttgtttgtttacagactTATATCTTCACAGATGGAGAAGATGAggagctaaaaaagaaaattggtAAGTTTTATGAGGGGAATTTCATCTTGGGAACAGAGATGCACTTTGTTTTATTGGAAAAGGGGCCAACTCTGAATTTATGAGAGACCAAATTATATTTTGAAGGTCATAAAAATTCTGCTTTGAGGGTTTTGCTTCTGTGAACGATGGTATTTAAACACATAGAGCCTCCATTGATGATGCCATCTCTGTTGCTTTTCACTGTTGCCACAGGGAGTCATGCAATCAACACCAACTGCTCTGCAGCTCATAGCCGACAAGCTCTGTCTTGCAAGATGGCGGTGGAATATGACAAGTTCATTGAGTCTGGGAAAAAGTAAGTATGACTTTCTGATTGATAGTAATTTTTGCATTAGTCTGAATATCTCAGGATCTAATTATTCTTCTGATTCTGCTTCTCAGGTGGTTCTGTCATGTTGATGATGACAACTACGTGAATGTTCGGACTCTGGTGAAGCACTTGTCCCAGTACCCCCACACCCAGGACATGTACATTGGTAAACCCAGCCTGGACCGGCCCATAGAGGCCACAGAGCGGCTGGGGGACAATAAAATGGTGTGTGGAAGATTCTTATTTTTATGACTGTAATATTTCAAGGTCATTCTTATTTGTCAGACAAAACCCGTATCAACacacttctctgtctcctcttatAGAAACCAGTCAACTTCTGGTTTGCTACTGGGGGAGCAGGCTTCTGCGTGAGCCGGGGTCTGGCACTGAAGATGAGCCCGTGGGCCAGGTAAGATCCActtacacacttacacacactctgtaaAAATACTTTAGCACAGAGACTTCACATTTGTAACTatgaaaatagcaaaaaaatGCCTCAGTAGTCAAACAAATAgcacattttggaaaataagaCATACCTGAAAAGCGATGTAGCTGTCACACCAGCGCTGACCAGgcgtctgtttgttttcttgtctttccaGTGGCGGCCACTTCatgaacacagcagagaaaatccGTCTGCCCGACGACTGCACCATTGGCTACATCATCGAGTCGGTTCTTGGGGTTCCGCTGACCCGCAGCAACCTGTTCCACTCCCACCTGGAGAACCTGCAACAGGTGTCGAGATCTGAGATTCACAAGCAGGTGAGAAACTTATCTTTTTCACAGCCTTTGGTGCTCTAGAACCAGTGTGAGTGTGGTGTTTTTGCTGTGTTGCTTAcgtttttgttttatcttccAGATCACTCTCAGTTATGGGATGTTTGAAAACAAGAGCAATATCATCAACTTGAAAGGGGCTTTTCCTGTGGAGGAGGATCCATCCAGGTGAGAGATCTGTCTGTATTTAATGACATGACACAGATTTAATCTCAGTTTCAAGACTTTTCCACTAATCAAACTCCTAACcgtctcttctctttcttccaggTTCAAGTCTGTGCACTGTCTCCTGTACCCAGACACCCCGTGGTGTCCTCCTCAGGTTGCCTATTAGGGCGACCGCTCCTTTCTCATCCTCGTCCCCGTCGTGCCTCGGTATCTGAAAGGCTCAAGGGGACCAGTGTTCGGTATTAGACCGTGCGGCTGCTGTATTGTTGCTGCAGTGGTGCACGGTCTTTAGTAGTTTTACTGGGCTGCTGTGCGGCCCGCCATGGGACTATTTCTTCCTGTTCGGAGTAAGGACCTCCCCCCATAATGCTCGGGCGGAGGACCCCAGCTCTCGGCAGGAAGTGGCTTTCAGCGTTAAGCTTTGCAGGCAATCAGTTGAGCTTTGTGATGTATATGTTGCTTGTAAATGTATCTGCAATTCTCATAGAATGTATTGTCATATATTCAAGCCTTTTTGCCAGCTTTACATTAACACCTTTCTTCTTGTTTTAGCTTTCAGACATGTAATTGGCCTTTTTGTTTAGATCTTTTAATTCAGATGACTCCGGACAAACGCTCTAATATGAAGGTGTTGTTCTGCTTTTTCGGTTAACAGTGTTATTTCTCCCACAAACCTGAGCTGGCAGTAGGCAGATTTCCAAAAGCATCCTTTGGTGACCTAATCTGAGGTATATCAGGACAAAGCactttttgatatttctttGGTGAACCGACCTAATTTACATCCTCTAATGATATGCCTCAGATTTGTGtccaaactaacaaaaaaaaagaatattaacCCCTCAAAATCTCAATATCTATTCATTCTTATGTATTTAATAACGCTCCTTGCATTTGCTACAATCAGGGAAAAATAATGAGTGGAAGAGATTTTGAGTTGGGGTTCCAATCAGCTTTTGAATTGctttgaaaagatttttttttttttttttttttaatatttttaattttgtttgaaaTTTGCACAGCTGAGTTTCAAATGAGCTGATGTTTGCTCCTGAGAAGATGCTCACCTCCAAAGGTTCAGCAGGGTGATATTACTAACTTTAATCTTGGAACAAAGAACCCAAAATAGCAAAGAAAGAGCAGTTTGAGCTATGGAATCGAAATAATAACCACATGTGTAATCTGAGCCACAGTCTATAATAGTTTGCACAAAAGACTGATGAGCCTCTctgttattattactattattctTAACACGAATGTTCTATATTTACACATAATATTGGCTGGTTACTGTTGAGGCCTGTGAGGTGAGGACTTAACAAGAGCAACATCAGCATTTCCACATGGAGGAGTTTGTTCCCTCTGTGTTGTCTCTCACCCATATTGGGTTTCGCTGTACATCTTGATTGCAGTATCGTGTACTGTGCCTTTTTGTTTAAATGCGTAGTTattgcatactgtatgtttagaaTGTAATTTCCCCCCATTTTGTGGTTTACATACGCTTTTAATGACCTGGACATGATTTTTTTGTACTGCTTTGAACTGTGTGACTAAATGACTGTGGTGTTTATTCTCCAGTATCTGGAGCGTTCGAACAGTTCATTCCCAATACTGGCTTCTCAGGGATTATGAGCTGATCATGGTATCAACTACCATGGGACCCACGGTGGGACCTAAAAACCGAATAAAAGTGCATAACCACTGAGAAACTTTACATATTtggtcatgtttttatttgagttCAAGATAATGCCGTAACACTGTCAGAAGCCCCGTTTGGGCTGTTTTTAGATTAGGAtgttgctacttttacttactCCATTCTGTAAAAAAATCAAttctgacagaaagacagaatacTTAGAGTTTATTCCTAATTATCAGCATTAAATAAAGAGTAATCAGCCTCCAGAAGCGCACGCTGGCTGAACTCTGGCAGGCCCGTAGCAGAAGATCCAGCCCCAAATCCTCACATGGGAGACAAATTACTCGGAGCAAACATCCCCACCACAAACCATAATCATAGCTTTGCCTTCCAGAGATGTATAGTGGGAAAAACTTCAGTCTTTTATGTGTCTAAATCTCATGTTCAAACAGACATCAGTCATCTGCGCctgctttcttctctctggtgACTCATAAAATGTTTCCCCCAAATCTGTGCAGAAGTTTCAAATCACACTTTGTATGAAACAGAACAATCAAAGCAGTTTGATTGGCGGCTTCAGTCATTTATACAGTGGCAGACGGTTGATCAGCTTCTCTCAGCTTGCTaacaagaggaagagacagatcCCTCCTCTGGCACTGCACCCATGGGAAAAGAGGGCATGTGGCTTAAGTGTAAAACTCTTGTATTATTGAACTGGCAAGCTGTGAATGTGCAAACAGTAATTGGATCAGCAGCAGTCTGATCTTTTCCTACAACACAGAATGGGTTTTACATAAAGAACAAATCACGAGTGTTGGTCCAATCTGTCCCTGATCTCTCAAATCTCAGATTCTCAGTTCTGTATGTGATATTTTCAAAGTCATTACCGATGAGAAATGTACATTACCGGTGCtacacagtgtttttgttctctAAAAGGTAACTTTAATTCAGTAAGAAGTCTGCGTGTGCTGCAGTGCAATGAGAGGAAATAAAGTATGGGAGTTAAATTTGGCTAAAACCATTTCCTCCAGCTCATTTGTAATCCTTCTGAATCAGTAACCCTTCAAACATACCAATCTGTCACATCTGTGAGCAACACTGAATGAATGGCAGTCGTTACATGTGAGTGGTTTCCCACTGTTTATCCTTCCTTagcatttgctgttgcagttatGTCTGTTCCCatcccagcagctgcagcataaTAAATACATTGTGTTTTAAGTGTACGCGATTAGCATTTCAATTTGCACCCTGAGCCGACGCCAAATTTCTCAgcctcgcacacacacagacaatttgGACTGATTcctcagagaggaagaaacagttTGGACTCTAAATGTAGCAGCAAACACCGGAGactctaaaataaaaattgtccAGCACACTTCACATCTCCTAAACTCAACTCTGAGCAGAGTGAGTGATCTCAGTCCCGGTAGCTGTTTTGCATGTACGTATGATGCGGCAGCAGGTGAGAGATCACAAGGACACAAACATCCAACTGCAGACATCCTGACTGGTGGACCACCTGCCTGTCAGTGTGCAATGCTGATATATGACTGGAGGCTGTTGCTGTGGCTGATTATCTGCCACTGATAAAGGACCCAGTATCCAAAATGTCATCATGTCCTGTTTACACATCTTAAATAGCCCGCATGACTTGGGTCTGTCTCAGTTTGAGTCATACTTGAGAAGAAATgcagcttctctgttttttttttccccccacagggaaaaaccaaacacataaacatggAGTGTCTTGTCTGTTCACCCATGTAATGACCCCACAGTCTGAGCCGAAGGCAGTTAAGAGCTTTATGATTGATGAGACTGCTTCATCCatctctgaatgagaaagagtcaaacttttaatttttaatcccACAACAGGATGTTCTGTATATCATGTTGTCATTACATCtaaatttgtttgtgtcagtaccaaaaaagaaaaaacagtggcAGAGCAGGGGAGGGGATTACTGAACAGTGACTGTTCACTGTCGAACAGTCAAACAATAAGCCGAGAGTAGACTACAGACAGATAAAAGATGCACAAAATGATCCAAAGAGGCGCTAAATGACCACACAagagacacacagtgacaaaatgacagcaaaggtgcaaaacaagagacaaaacaatgaaaaagaccacaaagacacacaaagccaCCACAAAGTGTCACAAAATGACTAAGAAGAAAGACAACAatcacaaagagacacaaaatgaccacaaagacaTGCTAAACAACCATAAGGTGATACAAAATGATAatagagacacaaaatgaccacggTGGACTACACTACTGAGGGCTTCACTCGTCTTAAGCCCTGTCTTAAGGTGGAATGACAAGAAACACTCTAGTAAGTCTGTTGACAGTTTGTACCCTGCTGATTAAAACCCAAACACCTGGGTGTGCTTTCTCACGCCTCCCATCAGTGCTCTGAGTGGATTATGTGAAATTTCACAACACAGTAAAATCacactctttgtgtttgtttgactcaaaaacaaaacagcgcGTCTAACTGCCAGTAAAACGGAAAACCCCAGAGAGGGAGGCGAGGAGTTTTGAGTAGATGTGGTGAAGTATGGATGGCTGCCACAGAGGGACATTCCTCAGAGTGCAGGGGATTACAGAGGCGCTGGCCACTCGCACATTGTCTTCATGACTTTCCTTCGCTATATCAGTCGGTCTCCAATTAACAGCCTGCATTGTCTGTGGGATTAGGAGCGGCGGGACAAGTCCCACTGGCCCAGAGAGAGATCTCACAGCAACTGGCACAGTCCTTAATCCTGCTCAACGTGTGCTCTAAAGGCACACCAAGTGGGAGTTTAGTATAATCCAGGTATCACATATCCCTGCTATAGAAGGACTTGAACTTTGTAATAAGCAGCACTTGAGTGGAGGACTTGAGGAATTTGGAGGAGGACCAGCATTTCTGTCTCGAGTTGAccaggagctttttttttttttttctcagctggaAGATGTACTGCAGGAAATGAGTAATTTTCACATTAAGTGCTGTTTTTGTAAGGCAAAGTCAAATCATCCTGCAAGAATCAAAAATTCTGGTCACTTCAATATTTTTTAACAGAATGTCAGAATTTTGGGAATaaagccagattttttttaatttcatctaAATTTTCACATCTAATTTTCTGAGTTGCTTATAATTATTAGCACTGGTGATTTAAACTGCCAGATAACTGTCAGTCTTTATTGTCCTCTGTACAGCAGCATACAGTTTATCATATTGCGGTATACTGTATGCAGGTAATTTGCATTAAAGCAAAATAAGTGACTCATGGTGCTTTGCACAAATGCAAAACAGGATGGAAACGATGACGCACAACGTCAGAAAGTGACAGTTTCTCAGTAACCTTAGGGTAAGAAGATTAATCACTGCAACACATTTCAGGTGCAGGACAGGTGGTGTACAGGAATCATgggctgaaaacacaaattaaagttttatattattttaacccaaatcaCCTAAGAGTCTGAATACTGGTTCGTTTTATAGGAGGCGGTGATCCACTGGATCATGAAAAAAGTCTTCACACAGAAGACTTAAGATAACTTTAAAAGAACAGGAAGGAAAGGGAAGTGCTTTGAGAAAGTCATGAAGCAACTCAGTGAGCAGgagcctctctgtgtgtggagTAAAAAGGTGAGGAGAGGGATAACCAGACAGCTCCGTAAATCCTTCGCTGGGTACGTGCTCCCACTGACTGGTCCGGGTGATGTGCACAAAGGAGGAGGTGAGGTGTGAATAACGTGAGCGCTGACTCCCAGGACACAGCTGCCTCCCCCTGAGCCCGGCCACAAAAGAGACAAACCAGGCACCCTGTTTCCTTGACTCCCTTTAAATCGCAAGCAACAAAGAGGTAGGATTCCCTCCAGAGGCAGAACACAAAGGTGCTCACATCCTGCGTTTGCACTCACCACGTAGGACGTCTCATCTGTCCTGCAATGACAAGGCGTACATGTTGAGAAATGAGAGGCAAAAGTGGACATTATGAGgaacacactgttaaaaaaaaaaaaaaaaaaaagtgattcccTTGAGtctctgtttcacacattttgttttttatatttatactttttttttttgaaaatcaacACCCTTGAGACAAGtgatccatcacagtgaacataacatgtcaaacttttatttttaaattttatttttctacataaTTCAGATTATTGGGGGGTTCCTTGAATGCACCAATGAGGAGGATTTCCAAGATACTCCCTGCTAAGTAACTTAAAGATAAAGTCAATGTGATGTCCACTGTGAGAGTCTATAGTGTGCTTTTCATACTGTACCGGACCGAATGGAAACTACATGCAGTCAGGAAGGCAGGGAAACAATCTAAATATTTACGGTATGTTTTGGAAAATGGCAGCCATTATTTGTAGTTGCtgaaacatgcaaaaccactgGTTTATGTTCTGCTACATTATTCACCTCGAGTGTTTGATACCAGAACTGCATTTGAACACAGAGTATGAACCTACACAATATCTATAGCAGGGTCTGAGATGCTGCCTGCTCTGTTATTCAGGCTGATAAAACGAGTGCATTTCTAAATGGAATTCCTGTCCTTTGCAGTTTCAGTTCTCTCGTGTGTCTCCTGGCCGTCGTACAGCTGCCTGGCAGTGAGAAGACAGAGTTAGAAAGAGAGCTGTGGTCTGACCGTCTGGCAGAGAGCCCAGCCAGACTCAGGAAGCGTCcttgggggtggaggggggagtCAAAGGGTGGAGGCACTCCCTCCCCACggtctcccctctccctcctccctcatcaTTCAGCTCCTCACCTCAAAGCATTAGTAATGCATTCCTCCAGTCCAGCAACAAGCACGGTAATTCAATTTCCTCGACAGTGAGACCGTGTGAAATTTCATTTGCATCTCTGGGTCTGTGTGTAAGACGGGTTGTAAAAACCTCTCAGCCTCCGTcatgctttgtttgtttactgcttTGTTTAGATCAGCCCCCCACAATAAACAGCAGGGAGCCCAGGAGATGATGTAATCTCTATACTCATCTTTAGAGACAGAAAATACCTCAGAAGATTAGGTAAAACTTTGTGAACATAGTGCCCAAAATTGGTGTGATTTAATATTTTAGTAGTCTAAGTTTGTAGTTTACACTAAAAAAACATAGTCTGAGTAAATAATGACAAGTTCAGTTATAGGTCAAATGATAAAACATAGTAAAGCCTGGTCCAAATATGTGAAGATAAGAAGATTAAAAACAGAAGATCCgctccctctgtgtcttttcaTATCCCATTCCAGCCCCCAGGCTCCCACATGAGAAGTCAGTGTTCGGGGCGACAGCAGCTGGCCGGCGGTATGAAGGAAGCTGACAAAACCAGACTGGTGGCCCGGTGCTGACACTGACCTCTTGCCTGCTGTCAGCCCAGAGAGGTCAGGAACACAAAAACTGCCTTTCTGCCACGCTCAGAGTGATCTGCATGCAAGCCTGCGGTCTGTCACTGCACTGCAACAGAAATaaataccaacacacacatgtaatCTTTAACAGAAATAGCACTTCTACTTTCTCCAGAAATTGTGCACAGTCTGTACAAAAGGTAGACGACATCAGTCTGCTGATGTGAagctgagaggagctgcagattcaggtgacaATTCTCTGAAATACTGATTATAGCCAATTTAAAACCAGTCTTGATAAACTTCCTGGGAAGATTAGTAAAATGCGTCCTCCAGTTTCTAACAGCTATCAGACCAAATCATCTACACAGATAATCTTCAGTGTCCCCAGAGTCAGTTCAGAACTTGGTAAAACCGCATTCTCACACTGTTCACCCTGAACTTGAAATAATTCATCAGATAAACTTCCTCTGGAAACGCTGCCTTCATATCAGACATTCAGAAAA
The window above is part of the Toxotes jaculatrix isolate fToxJac2 chromosome 18, fToxJac2.pri, whole genome shotgun sequence genome. Proteins encoded here:
- the lfng gene encoding beta-1,3-N-acetylglucosaminyltransferase lunatic fringe; amino-acid sequence: MLKNNGKKTAITVASTACLCLLLLLVAVQHHRVQVDEETGGEDAETRALLQDAAQEDEQDAPPGGAQVKKGFSAYFTKLTRGRREVEKPARSSASAAEPPPAEDISADDIFIAVKTTKKFHRSRLNLLLDTWISRNMQQTYIFTDGEDEELKKKIGSHAINTNCSAAHSRQALSCKMAVEYDKFIESGKKWFCHVDDDNYVNVRTLVKHLSQYPHTQDMYIGKPSLDRPIEATERLGDNKMKPVNFWFATGGAGFCVSRGLALKMSPWASGGHFMNTAEKIRLPDDCTIGYIIESVLGVPLTRSNLFHSHLENLQQVSRSEIHKQITLSYGMFENKSNIINLKGAFPVEEDPSRFKSVHCLLYPDTPWCPPQVAY